A DNA window from Camelina sativa cultivar DH55 chromosome 17, Cs, whole genome shotgun sequence contains the following coding sequences:
- the LOC104759633 gene encoding uncharacterized protein LOC104759633, whose protein sequence is MEFTKHFGKFRSLWAELEMLRPATIDPTILNERREQDKVFGLLLTLNPSYNDLIKHILRSDKLPSLDDVCNQIQKEHGSMGLFGSKGELVTANKAEMASANKGYYRPEDKNNPPVCEHCKKLGHFKSRCWILHPHLAPPPGTIRGGRPNRGGQPRAHQATAVGEPLISEQPQQVTGGTALAAASSELPQQVNGGTALAAASSELVRRSDIDALIKALKEATGKAFLTSNKIKPLIVDYGASHHMISDSRLISDIKPANGNVIIANGEKVPVKGIGNLKLFDKETKDIETSKVLGQGGSKDDLYVLEDLNLSSNASCFNSIKILRSDNGGEYTSHAFKQYLAKYGILHQTSCPYTPQQNGVAERKNRHLMEVARSMMFHTRVPKRFWGDDVLAACYLINRTPTKILKDLSPFEVLTNDKPTFDHLRVFGCVCYVLRPGELRDKLDAKSTKAMFLGYSTTQKGYKCYEPTTRRVLVSRDVKFMETQGFYDEKNWDELRNLSDPDTHANDHTEQHEESPEPPADNTAETTEESAEQLEEIITPGRANSEAGAVVPLRRSQRIKYPPTHWKNTRVYYNNMAVAHPIQAVCTLAHFPIEHQVFLGNIDENWIPKTYDEAKQHKVWRDAVDAENTAMVQNHTWDEADLPKGKKAVTSRYIFTIKYKSNGEI, encoded by the exons ATGGAGTTCACCAagcattttgggaagtttagaTCCCTTTGGGCTGAACTAGAAATGCTTCGACCGGCGACAATTGATCCGACCATACTGAACGAGAGGCGTGAACAAGACAAAGTGTTTGGGCTGCTCTTGACCCTAAACCCCTCCTACAATGATCTCATCAAACACATCTTGCGGTCAGATAAACTCCCAAGCCTTGATGATGTTTGtaaccaaattcaaaaggagCATGGCTCCATGGGATTGTTCGGCAGCAAGGGAGAGCTGGTGACCGCTAACAAAGCTGAGATGGCATCAGCAAACAAAGGCTACTACCGACCGGAGGACAAGAACAACCCGCCGGTTTGTGAGCACTGTAAGAAACTTGGCCACTTCAAGAGCCGCTGCTGGATCCTACATCCGCATCTAGCACCACCACCGGGAACAATCCGAGGTGGACGACCAAACCGCGGAGGACAACCGAGAGCTCACCAAGCAACTGCCGTGGGGGAGCCATTGATCTCTGAGCAGCCTCAACAAGTGACCGGTGGAACTGCTCTTGCTGCAGCATCGTCCGAGCTG CCTCAACAAGTGAACGGTGGAACTGCCCTTGCTGCAGCATCATCCGAGCTGGTAAGGCGGTCCGACATTGATGCGCTCATCAAAGCCCTCAAGGAGGCCACCGGTAAAGCGTTTCTTacctcaaacaaaattaaaccccTTATAGTCGATTATGGTGCatctcatcacatgattagtgattctaGGCTAATTAGTGATATTAAACCGGCTAATGGTAATGTGATAATAGCAAATGGTGAGAAAGTGCCGGTTAAAGGCATTGGTAATTTGAAACTATTTGATAAGGAGACTAAG gatattgagacaagtaaGGTTCTTGGTCAAGGAGGATCCAAGGATGACCTCTATGTGCTTGAGGACTTGAACTTATCTTCTAATGCATCTTGTTTTAATTCG attaaaattttgagatcagataatggtggagagTACACAAGCCATGCCTTTAAGCAATATCTAGCCAAATATGGAATCCTTCATCAAACTAGCTGTccttacacaccacaacaaaatggagtggcaGAAAGGAAGAATAGGCATCTCATGGAGGTAGCAAGGTCTATGATGTTTCACACAAGGGTTCCaaagaggttttggggagatgATGTGCTAGCCGCTTGTTATCTTATTAACCGCACACCAACAAAGATTCTCAAGGATTTGtctccatttgaggtattaacTAATGACAAACCTACATTTGATCACTTAagagtgtttggttgtgtgtgttatgTGTTGCGACCAGGTGAGCTAAGAGACAAGCTTGATGCAAAGAGTACAAAGGCTATGTTTCTTGGCTATTCTACAACACAAAAGGGGTATAAGTGCTATGAACCTACAACAAGGAGAGTTCTAGTATCCCGTGATGTCAAGTTCATGGAGACACAAGGATTTTATGACGAGAAGAATTGGGATGAGCTTCGCAACCTCTCCGATCCTGATACACATGCCAATGACCATACTGAGCAGCATGAGGAATCACCCGAGCCACCTGCGGACAACACGGCCGAAACAACCGAGGAGTCGGCCGAACAGCTTGAGGAAATCATTACTCCGGGACGAGCCAACTCGGAAGCTGGGGCTGTAGTTCCTCTTAGGCGCAGCCAACGTATCAAGTATCCTCCTACTCATTGGAAGAACACCCGTGTGTACTATAACAACATGGCCGTTGCACATCCAATTCAAGCCGTGTGCACCTTGGCTCATTTTCCGATAGaacatcaagtgttccttgGCAATATTGATGAGAATTGGATTCCCAAGACCTATGATGAGGCTAAGCAGCACAAGGTATGGAGAGATGCGGTGGATGCCGAGAATACGGCCATGGTGCAAAATCACACATGGGACGAGGCTGACTTACCTAAGGGCAAGAAGGCTGTCACCTCTCGGTATATCTTCACGATCAAATATAAGAGCAATGGGGAGATTTAA
- the LOC109125169 gene encoding subtilisin-like protease SBT3.3 isoform X1, whose product MSNYVPFILLVLSLIIVLKNVALAGAESKVHIVYLGEKQHHDPEFVTESHHQMLSSLLGSKKDAHDSMVYSYRHGFSGFAAKLTKSQAKLIADLPEVVHVIPDGFYELATTRTWDYLGLSAANPKNLLTDTNMGDQVIIGVIDTGVWPESESFNDNGVGPIPRKWKGGCESGENFRPTNCNRKLIGAKYFIKGFLAQNKGFNSTKSPDYISARDFDGHGTHVASLAGGSFVPNVSYKGLAGGTLRGGAPRARIAMYKACWYMEELEGLTCLNSDIIKAIDEAMHDGVDVLSISLVGQVPLLPETDMLNEFATGLFHAVAKGIVVVCAGGNDGPEAQTVVNTAPWILTVAATTLDRSFPTPITLGNNKVILGQATYTGPELGLTSLVYPADAGNSSGVCESLNLNSNHTMAGKVVLCFTTSRTNTAIPNAASFVKTAGGLGLIISRNPVYTLKPCDDDFPCVAIDYELGTDILAYIRSTRSPVVKIQPSRTLSGQPVGTKVVNFSSRGPNSMSPAILKPDIAAPGVRILAATSPNSTLSAGGFAILSGTSMATPAIAGVIALLKALHPDWSPAAFRSAIVTTGSLSSSNYNNNRSIYPTQEIVVFTLC is encoded by the exons ATGAGTAACTACGTACCATTTATTCTCTTGGTGCTAAGTCTGATAATAGTTCTGAAGAATGTTGCACTTGCTGGTGCTGAGAGCAAG GTTCATATAGTGTATCTGGGTGAGAAGCAGCACCATGATCCTGAGTTTGTCACAGAATCTCATCACCAGATGTTGTCGTCACTTCTTGGAAG TAAAAAAGATGCACATGACTCAATGGTGTATAGTTACCGACATGGGTTTTCAGGCTTTGCTGCCAAACTCACCAAGTCACAAGCCAAGTTAATCGCTG ATTTGCCTGAAGTTGTTCATGTCATACCGGATGGTTTTTATGAACTCGCGACAACACGAACATGGGACTACTTAGGCCTTTCTGCTGCCAATCCAAAGAATCTCTTAACTGACACAAACATGGGTGACCAAGTTATCATTGGTGTTATTGACACAG GAGTGTGGCCAGAGTCTGAATCATTTAATGACAATGGGGTTGGACCAATACCAAGAAAATGGAAAGGAGGATGTGAATCAGGAGAAAACTTCAGACCAACAAATTGCAACAGAAAGCTCATAGGAGCCAAGTACTTTATAAAAGGGTTTCTTGCTCAAAACAAAGGGTTCAATTCCACAAAATCCCCTGATTACATTTCCGCTAGAGACTTTGACGGCCATGGAACGCACGTCGCCTCCCTTGCGGGTGGATCATTTGTTCCCAACGTAAGCTACAAAGGTCTCGCTGGAGGAACCTTGAGAGGTGGTGCACCACGTGCTCGCATAGCAATGTACAAGGCTTGTTGGTATATGGAAGAGCTAGAAGGATTGACTTGTTTAAATTCTGACATCATCAAAGCAATTGACGAAGCTATGCATGACGGTGTTGATGTTTTGTCAATCTCTCTTGTTGGTCAAGTCCCTCTACTTCCTGAAACTGACATGCTTAATGAGTTTGCTACTGGATTATTCCATGCTGTTGCAAAAGGCATTGTAGTTGTTTGTGCAGGTGGTAACGATGGTCCAGAAGCTCAGACCGTGGTAAACACAGCTCCTTGGATCTTAACAGTGGCTGCAACCACTCTAGATCGGTCCTTTCCCACACCTATTACACTTGGGAACAATAAAGTGATTTTG GGTCAAGCAACCTACACAGGTCCGGAACTTGGCTTAACTAGTTTAGTTTATCCAGCAGATGCAGGGAACAGCAGCGG TGTCTGTGAATCCCTTAATCTCAACTCCAACCATACAATGGCCGGGAAAGTTGTGCTGTGTTTCACAACTTCAAGAACCAACACTGCTATACCGAACGCTGCATCTTTTGTGAAGACAGCCGGAGGGCTTGGCCTGATCATCTCAAGAAACCCGGTGTACACTCTCAAGCcatgtgatgatgattttccATGTGTCGCCATTGACTACGAGCTCGGGACAGATATACTTGCTTACATACGTTCCACTAG ATCACCTGTTGTGAAGATACAACCTTCTAGAACACTCTCCGGACAACCTGTTGGTACTAAGGTTGTAAATTTCTCATCAAGAGGGCCTAACTCGATGTCCCCGGCGATTCTAAAA CCCGACATAGCAGCACCAGGAGTAAGGATATTAGCTGCTACATCTCCCAACTCCACCTTGAGTGCTGGTGGATTTGCTATTCTTTCAGGAACATCGATGGCGACTCCAGCTATTGCAGGAGTTATTGCACTTCTCAAAGCTCTACATCCTGATTGGTCCCCTGCTGCTTTTAGATCAGCCATTGTCACTACAggttctttatcttcttccaaCTACAATAACAACCGATCAATATATCCAACTCAAGAAATCGTTGTCTTTACTTTGTGTTAG
- the LOC109125169 gene encoding subtilisin-like protease SBT3.3 isoform X2 has protein sequence MSNYVPFILLVLSLIIVLKNVALAGAESKVHIVYLGEKQHHDPEFVTESHHQMLSSLLGSKKDAHDSMVYSYRHGFSGFAAKLTKSQAKLIADLPEVVHVIPDGFYELATTRTWDYLGLSAANPKNLLTDTNMGDQVIIGVIDTGVWPESESFNDNGVGPIPRKWKGGCESGENFRPTNCNRKLIGAKYFIKGFLAQNKGFNSTKSPDYISARDFDGHGTHVASLAGGSFVPNVSYKGLAGGTLRGGAPRARIAMYKACWYMEELEGLTCLNSDIIKAIDEAMHDGVDVLSISLVGQVPLLPETDMLNEFATGLFHAVAKGIVVVCAGGNDGPEAQTVVNTAPWILTVAATTLDRSFPTPITLGNNKVILGQATYTGPELGLTSLVYPADAGNSSGVCESLNLNSNHTMAGKVVLCFTTSRTNTAIPNAASFVKTAGGLGLIISRNPVYTLKPCDDDFPCVAIDYELGTDILAYIRSTRSPVVKIQPSRTLSGQPVGTKVVNFSSRGPNSMSPAILKPDIAAPGVRILAATSPNSTLSAGGFAILSGTSMATPAIAGVIALLKALHPDWSPAAFRSAIVTTDLRYHYSTDKNRERLAHH, from the exons ATGAGTAACTACGTACCATTTATTCTCTTGGTGCTAAGTCTGATAATAGTTCTGAAGAATGTTGCACTTGCTGGTGCTGAGAGCAAG GTTCATATAGTGTATCTGGGTGAGAAGCAGCACCATGATCCTGAGTTTGTCACAGAATCTCATCACCAGATGTTGTCGTCACTTCTTGGAAG TAAAAAAGATGCACATGACTCAATGGTGTATAGTTACCGACATGGGTTTTCAGGCTTTGCTGCCAAACTCACCAAGTCACAAGCCAAGTTAATCGCTG ATTTGCCTGAAGTTGTTCATGTCATACCGGATGGTTTTTATGAACTCGCGACAACACGAACATGGGACTACTTAGGCCTTTCTGCTGCCAATCCAAAGAATCTCTTAACTGACACAAACATGGGTGACCAAGTTATCATTGGTGTTATTGACACAG GAGTGTGGCCAGAGTCTGAATCATTTAATGACAATGGGGTTGGACCAATACCAAGAAAATGGAAAGGAGGATGTGAATCAGGAGAAAACTTCAGACCAACAAATTGCAACAGAAAGCTCATAGGAGCCAAGTACTTTATAAAAGGGTTTCTTGCTCAAAACAAAGGGTTCAATTCCACAAAATCCCCTGATTACATTTCCGCTAGAGACTTTGACGGCCATGGAACGCACGTCGCCTCCCTTGCGGGTGGATCATTTGTTCCCAACGTAAGCTACAAAGGTCTCGCTGGAGGAACCTTGAGAGGTGGTGCACCACGTGCTCGCATAGCAATGTACAAGGCTTGTTGGTATATGGAAGAGCTAGAAGGATTGACTTGTTTAAATTCTGACATCATCAAAGCAATTGACGAAGCTATGCATGACGGTGTTGATGTTTTGTCAATCTCTCTTGTTGGTCAAGTCCCTCTACTTCCTGAAACTGACATGCTTAATGAGTTTGCTACTGGATTATTCCATGCTGTTGCAAAAGGCATTGTAGTTGTTTGTGCAGGTGGTAACGATGGTCCAGAAGCTCAGACCGTGGTAAACACAGCTCCTTGGATCTTAACAGTGGCTGCAACCACTCTAGATCGGTCCTTTCCCACACCTATTACACTTGGGAACAATAAAGTGATTTTG GGTCAAGCAACCTACACAGGTCCGGAACTTGGCTTAACTAGTTTAGTTTATCCAGCAGATGCAGGGAACAGCAGCGG TGTCTGTGAATCCCTTAATCTCAACTCCAACCATACAATGGCCGGGAAAGTTGTGCTGTGTTTCACAACTTCAAGAACCAACACTGCTATACCGAACGCTGCATCTTTTGTGAAGACAGCCGGAGGGCTTGGCCTGATCATCTCAAGAAACCCGGTGTACACTCTCAAGCcatgtgatgatgattttccATGTGTCGCCATTGACTACGAGCTCGGGACAGATATACTTGCTTACATACGTTCCACTAG ATCACCTGTTGTGAAGATACAACCTTCTAGAACACTCTCCGGACAACCTGTTGGTACTAAGGTTGTAAATTTCTCATCAAGAGGGCCTAACTCGATGTCCCCGGCGATTCTAAAA CCCGACATAGCAGCACCAGGAGTAAGGATATTAGCTGCTACATCTCCCAACTCCACCTTGAGTGCTGGTGGATTTGCTATTCTTTCAGGAACATCGATGGCGACTCCAGCTATTGCAGGAGTTATTGCACTTCTCAAAGCTCTACATCCTGATTGGTCCCCTGCTGCTTTTAGATCAGCCATTGTCACTACAg ATTTACGATATCACTACTCCACTgataagaacagagagagactAGCACATCACTAG